In the Flagellimonas sp. HMM57 genome, one interval contains:
- a CDS encoding ATP-dependent helicase, whose translation MSTFLDELNDAQRAPVLHKDGPLMVIAGAGSGKTRVLTYRIAHLMEQGVDSFNILALTFTNKAAKEMKKRIATIVGNSEAKNLWMGTFHSVFAKLLRFDGDKLGYPSNFTIYDTQDSQRLIASIIKEMGLDKDIYKYKQIQNRISSYKNSLITVKAYFQNPELVEADAMAKRPRLGEIYQNYVDRCFKAGAMDFDDLLLRTNELLTRFPEVLMKYQDRFRYILVDEYQDTNHSQYLIVKALSDRYQNICVVGDDAQSIYSFRGANISNILNFQRDYDDVAVYRLEQNYRSTKNIVNAANSIIAKNKNQLEKVVWTSNDEGNQIKIHRSPTDAEEGRYVAASIFENKMQQQMQNGEFAVLYRTNSQSRAIEDALRKRDIPYRIYGGLSFYQRKEIKDVLAYLRIIINPKDEEALKRIINFPARGIGQTTIDKLLVAANHYGRSIFEVMEHLEKLNLNINSGTKRKLGDFVTMVKSFQIMNEGADAFVLAEHVAKKTGLLLEFKKDGTPEGIAKMENIEELLNGIKDFVEGQKELADATGGLSEFLEDVALATDMDKDVGDDDRVALMTIHLAKGLEFPYVYIVGMEEDLFPSAMSMNTRSELEEERRLFYVALTRAEKQAFLTYTQNRYRWGKLIDAEPSRFLEEIDEQYVENLVPVNDGYRYRSMIDSNIFGEVDKSKLRQIKPKNGTPPSVQRPNENQLRKLRKLKPELSSPASNTNVIDSNLAEGSMVNHTRFGRGKVLKIEGAGNDRKAEIKFEKGDVKKLLLRFAKLEIIK comes from the coding sequence TTGAGTACTTTTTTGGATGAATTGAACGATGCGCAACGCGCTCCTGTATTGCACAAGGACGGTCCTTTAATGGTCATTGCGGGCGCTGGCTCAGGAAAAACCCGGGTCTTGACATACAGGATTGCCCATTTGATGGAGCAAGGTGTGGATTCGTTCAATATTTTGGCTTTGACCTTTACCAACAAGGCCGCCAAAGAAATGAAAAAACGTATCGCCACCATTGTTGGAAATTCTGAAGCGAAAAACCTTTGGATGGGAACGTTCCACTCGGTTTTTGCCAAACTCCTTCGTTTTGATGGTGATAAGCTCGGCTACCCCAGCAACTTCACCATCTACGATACCCAAGATTCACAGCGATTGATTGCTTCAATCATTAAAGAAATGGGGCTGGATAAGGATATTTACAAATACAAACAGATACAAAATAGGATATCGTCGTACAAAAATAGCCTGATTACGGTAAAGGCTTATTTTCAAAACCCAGAACTGGTAGAAGCGGATGCTATGGCCAAAAGACCAAGGTTGGGAGAAATCTATCAAAATTATGTTGACCGTTGTTTTAAAGCTGGTGCCATGGATTTTGATGACCTTTTGCTGCGTACCAATGAACTGTTGACCCGTTTTCCGGAGGTGTTGATGAAATACCAAGATCGGTTCAGGTATATTCTTGTTGATGAGTACCAAGATACCAACCATTCCCAGTACTTAATAGTCAAAGCGCTTTCTGACCGTTATCAAAATATTTGTGTGGTAGGAGACGATGCGCAAAGTATTTATTCCTTTAGGGGGGCAAATATCAGTAATATCCTTAATTTCCAAAGGGATTATGACGATGTTGCGGTCTACAGGTTGGAACAAAACTACCGGTCTACCAAGAACATCGTAAACGCTGCTAACTCCATCATTGCCAAGAACAAAAATCAATTGGAAAAAGTGGTCTGGACCTCTAACGATGAAGGAAACCAGATAAAGATTCATAGAAGTCCTACAGACGCTGAAGAGGGCAGGTATGTTGCTGCTTCTATCTTTGAGAACAAAATGCAGCAACAGATGCAAAACGGTGAATTTGCGGTTTTGTACAGAACCAATTCGCAGTCGAGGGCCATTGAAGATGCATTGCGAAAACGTGACATACCCTATAGGATTTATGGTGGGCTTTCTTTTTATCAACGTAAAGAGATTAAAGACGTTCTTGCGTATTTACGAATAATCATCAATCCTAAAGATGAGGAAGCGCTAAAGCGTATCATCAACTTTCCTGCAAGGGGCATTGGTCAAACGACCATTGATAAACTTCTGGTCGCTGCAAATCATTATGGGCGTTCCATTTTTGAAGTAATGGAACATTTGGAAAAGCTAAATCTAAACATCAACAGTGGAACCAAACGGAAACTAGGTGATTTCGTGACCATGGTCAAAAGCTTTCAGATTATGAACGAAGGTGCGGACGCGTTTGTCCTAGCGGAACACGTTGCCAAGAAGACCGGGTTGTTATTGGAGTTCAAAAAAGACGGTACCCCCGAAGGTATTGCCAAAATGGAGAACATTGAAGAACTTTTAAACGGGATCAAAGATTTTGTTGAAGGTCAAAAGGAATTGGCAGATGCTACCGGTGGATTATCCGAGTTCTTAGAGGATGTAGCCCTTGCTACCGATATGGATAAGGATGTTGGTGATGATGACCGTGTCGCTCTTATGACCATTCACTTAGCGAAAGGATTGGAGTTCCCCTACGTGTACATTGTTGGAATGGAAGAGGATTTGTTCCCTTCGGCAATGAGTATGAACACCAGGAGTGAACTTGAGGAGGAAAGGCGTTTGTTCTATGTGGCCTTGACACGGGCTGAGAAACAAGCTTTTCTTACCTATACGCAAAACAGATATCGTTGGGGAAAACTCATTGATGCGGAACCTAGTCGATTTTTGGAAGAGATAGATGAGCAGTACGTTGAAAACCTAGTACCTGTGAACGATGGATATCGCTATAGATCAATGATTGATTCCAACATATTTGGCGAAGTGGACAAAAGCAAGCTACGACAAATAAAACCCAAGAATGGAACACCACCAAGTGTTCAAAGACCAAACGAGAATCAATTACGAAAGCTTAGGAAACTAAAACCAGAGTTGTCATCACCGGCAAGCAATACCAATGTTATAGATTCCAACCTAGCGGAAGGCTCCATGGTAAACCACACCCGTTTTGGTAGGGGGAAGGTACTTAAAATTGAAGGCGCAGGAAATGACAGAAAAGCGGAAATTAAATTTGAGAAGGGGGATGTTAAAAAGTTATTGCTCAGGTTTGCCAAGCTGGAAATAATCAAATAG